A single genomic interval of Spinacia oleracea cultivar Varoflay chromosome 6, BTI_SOV_V1, whole genome shotgun sequence harbors:
- the LOC110790914 gene encoding CBL-interacting protein kinase 2, with product MEHKSGVLMEKYELGRLLGQGTFAKVYYGRGIHTGQSVAIKMIDKDKVLRVGLMDQIKREISVMGMVRHPNVVHLFEVMATKSKIYFVMEYAKGGELFDKLTKGRLKEDIAQKYFRQLISAVDFCHSRGVYHRDLKPENLLLDENEDLKVSDFGLSALAETKRQDGLLHTTCGTPAYVAPEIISRKGYDGAKADIWSCGVILFVLLAGFLPFHDSNLMEMYRKIGKAEYKCPSWFPKDARRLLGKILDPNPDTRVTIAKIRESSWFKKDLSPKPIQSESDSRTVSDVHSNGDPGTSRSRTGNEETRPDGIKPAELNAFDIISLSCGFDLSGLFEDCSHKKEARFTSRESASTIISKLMETAKSLKLKVRRMDKGLLKFEGTSEGRKGVLSIDAEIFEVSSTLYLIEMRKANGDTLEYQKVVKEDIRPSLKDIVWAWQGEQHQQLQNQKPLQLQQPRQNQEQL from the coding sequence ATGGAGCATAAGTCGGGTGTACTGATGGAAAAGTACGAATTGGGGAGACTACTAGGTCAAGGTACCTTTGCTAAGGTCTATTATGGAAGAGGTATTCATACTGGCCAGAGTGTGGCCATCAAAATGATCGACAAAGACAAGGTTTTAAGAGTAGGGCTCATGGATCAAATTAAGAGAGAAATTTCTGTCATGGGAATGGTTAGACACCCAAACGTTGTTCACCTGTTTGAAGTCATGGCGACCAAGAGTAAGATATACTTTGTGATGGAATATGCTAAAGGTGGTGAACTCTTTGACAAGCTGACCAAAGGGAGGCTAAAGGAGGACATTGCTCAAAAGTATTTTAGACAGTTGATTAGTGCTGTTGACTTTTGCCATAGCCGGGGAGTTTATCATCGCGATTTGAAACCTGAAAACTTGCTGCTGGACGAAAATGAGGATTTGAAGGTTTCAGATTTTGGATTGAGTGCTCTAGCTGAAACTAAACGACAAGATGGTTTACTCCATACCACCTGTGGGACCCCTGCGTATGTTGCTCCCGAAATCATCAGCAGGAAAGGCTATGATGGAGCCAAAGCTGATATTTGGTCTTGTGGGGTGATTTTATTTGTTCTCTTGGCTGGTTTTCTTCCCTTTCATGATTCAAATTTGATGGAGATGTATAGAAAGATTGGTAAAGCAGAATATAAATGCCCTAGTTGGTTTCCAAAGGATGCACGCAGGCTATTAGGAAAGATCTTGGACCCAAACCCTGATACTAGAGTCACAATTGCTAAGATAAGGGAGAGTTCTTGGTTTAAAAAGGACTTGTCTCCAAAGCCTATCCAATCTGAATCAGATAGCAGGACAGTTTCTGATGTGCATAGCAATGGAGATCCAGGTACTTCCAGAAGCCGCACTGGCAATGAAGAAACCAGACCAGATGGGATCAAACCTGCTGAGTTAAATGCATTTGATATCATATCCCTTTCGTGTGGTTTTGATTTATCTGGCTTATTCGAAGATTGTAGTCATAAGAAGGAAGCAAGATTTACTTCAAGAGAATCTGCTTCTACCATTATCTCGAAGCTTATGGAAACTGCTAAAAGCTTAAAGTTAAAAGTAAGGAGGATGGACAAAGGATTACTGAAGTTCGAGGGTACTAGCGAAGGAAGGAAAGGTGTCTTGTCAATCGATGCAGAAATATTCGAGGTATCCTCTACACTATATCTGATAGAGATGAGAAAAGCCAATGGAGATACTCTTGAGTATCAGAAGGTGGTAAAGGAAGATATAAGGCCTTCCCTAAAAGATATTGTTTGGGCCTGGCAAGGGGAACAACACCAGCAATTACAAAATCAGAAGCCGCTGCAATTGCAGCAACCAAGACAAAACCAGGAGCAGTTGTAG